A stretch of the Pelmatolapia mariae isolate MD_Pm_ZW linkage group LG23, Pm_UMD_F_2, whole genome shotgun sequence genome encodes the following:
- the caiap gene encoding CARD- and ANK-domain containing inflammasome adapter protein, whose translation MWNKVKGFESHAASNSKNPYAVDVIRTKRRDLVYGISHTEDLLNLLVAEGVMTTAKRSIVLSIRTHKDQNSRVLDILEARGERACRKFFHPCLMLAEPELYQRIKTYVRSMNKHVQDNRRQLIGYLLERDCEWGEKLTDEIRTQRTYTKRVKKGSSVTKKGSGTIVLATSEHTPAQSKSESLIYMAARKGDLLLLEELLKDSDINTVNSSKETLLHVAAENGHLPITELLIRKGARLDLQNDAGHTALHRAASRGHTELMKALVKAGAPIHNLDLKGKTPIHLAAENRHLKSVKLLVEEEARQSESHKQDMFLHMAAMEDDWRLAELLLQSGATVDALNSHNKAALFYAVKESNEKTMTVLLNAGAKADYDVINEAINLHQESILQLLLANARGVLSKDALGSSLFAAVRMNFDGAVSALIDSGADVNMRNGRRYTPLLLSAEMGHSEVFSVLVAKNAKLDATLSDLSSALHLAACSGSKPIVQTLLEKGLDPNIKGAKGHTPLHLAAQCGRPDITGLLLKSGAQVNVVGQDGLTPLHIASKQGHTDTVIQLLHNKAEPGVKDRLGRTALHWAASSQVDSCVVDLLLSAKADPDATDNEKKTPLHLAAMEGKVDMAISLLSHRAKRQARDMDGSTPLHYAAAGGHVSVVTALLQPLNNKGTEDRNAWRKTPLHAAAEKGHDSVALRLLEAGAKINATDHNKDTPLHCAARGGHHKVMKILVNWGQAGHVGWRNKANLQAKNNTGKTPLQVAESKHTPEHENTAILLKRKMFLMK comes from the exons atgtggAATAAAGTCAAGGGTTTTGAAAGCCATGCAGCATCAAATTCTAAGAACCCTTATGCAGTGGATGTGATCCGGACAAAGAGAAGGGATTTGGTTTATGGCATCTCACATACTGAGGATCTCCTGAATCTTTTGGTTGCAGAGGGAGTTATGACAACAGCAAAGAGATCGATTGTTTTGTCCATCAGGACCCATAAAGATCAGAACTCCAGGGTCCTGGACATCCTGGAGGCCAGAGGTGAACGAGCATGTCGGAAATTCTTCCATCCGTGTCTTATGCTGGCAGAACCTGAACTATACCAGCGAATCAAGACCTATGTGAGGAGTATGAACAAGCATGTTCAAGATAACAGGAGACAGCTGATTGGGTATTTGCTGGAGAGAGACTGTGAATGGGGGGAAAAATTAACAGATGAAATTAGAACCCAGAGAACTTATACTAAAAGGGTTAAAAAAGGATCTAGTGTTACAAAGAAAGGAAGTGGTACCATAGTACTTGCAACATCAGAGCATACACCAGCTCAAAGTAAATCAGAAAGCCTCATTTACATGGCTGCTAGAAAAGGGGATCTCTTATTACTTGAGGAGCTGTTAAAAGACAGTGATATCAACACTGTCAATTCCTCCAAAGAAACTCTATTACATGTAGCTGCAGAAAATGGGCATTTACCCATCACTGAGCTCTTGATTCGGAAAGGGGCTAGATTGGACCTTCAGAATGATGCTGGCCACACAGCTCTTCACAGAGCAGCCAGCAGAGGGCACACAGAGCTCATGAAGGCCCTAGTAAAGGCTGGGGCCCCTATACATAATCTGGATTTGAAAGGCAAAACTCCCATTCATCTGGCAGCAGAAAATAGGCATCTGAAATCTGTAAAGCTCTTGGTGGAGGAGGAAGCCAGACAGTCTGAAAGTCACAAACAGGATATGTTTCTGCACATGGCTGCCATGGAAGATGATTGGAGGTtggctgagttgctgttgcAGAGCGGGGCCACTGTTGATGCCTTAAACAGCCATAACAAAGCAGCTCTGTTTTATGCAGTCAAGGAGAGCAATGAGAAAACAATGACTGTCCTTCTCAATGCAGGGGCTAAAGCTGACTATGATGTCATAAATGAAGCCATTAATCTTCATCAAGAATCAATTCTCCAGCTGTTGCTTG CTAATGCCAGAGGAGTCCTGAGCAAAGACGCCCTGGGCTCTTCTCTCTTTGCAGCTGTTCGTATGAACTTTGATGGTGCGGTGAGTGCACTGATAGACAGTGGAGCAGATGTGAACATGCGCAACGGTCGCAGATATACACCTCTCCTACTGTCAGCTGAGATGGGACACTCAGAAGTCTTCAG TGTTCTCGTagcaaaaaatgcaaaactggATGCTACTTTATCTGACCTCTCCTCGGCATTGCACTTGGCTGCTTGCAGTGGTAGCAAACCCATAGTGCAGACACTGCTAGAAAAAGGACTGGACCCAAACATTAAGGGAGCTAAAGGCCATACCCCTCTCCACCTGGCAGCTCAATGTGGCAGACCTGACATAACTGGTCTGCTGTTAAAAAGTGGAGCACAG GTAAATGTTGTAGGTCAGGATGGTCTGACCCCTCTGCATATAGCCAGCAAGCAGggtcacacagacacagtgatCCAACTTCTTCATAACAAGGCAGAACCTGGAGTCAAAGACCGGCTGGGGAGGACAGCCCTGCACTGGGCAGCCTCTTCGCAGGTAGATAGCTGTGTGGTGGACTTGCTGCTGTCAGCCAAAGCTGACCCAGATGCCACTGATAATGAGAAAAAAACTCCCCTCCACCTGGCTGCTATGGAGGGAAAAGTAGACATGGCGATTTCACTGCTTTCCCACAGGGCAAAGAGGCAAGCTAGAGACATGGATGGCTCCACTCCTCTTCATTACGCAGCAGCGGGTGGGCACGTCAGCGTGGTTACAGCCCTTCTTCAGCCGCTCAACAATAAGGGGACTGAAGACAGGAATGCATGGAGGAAAACGCCACTTCATGCCGCAGCTGAGAAGGGGCATGATAGTGTGGCTCTGCGGCTCCTGGAAGCTGGGGCCAAGATAAATGCTACAGATCACAATAAAGACACACCTCTGCACTGTGCTGCACGTGGTGGACACCACAAAGTAATGAAAATTCTTGTAAACTGGGGACAAGCTGGACATGTAGGATGGAGGAATAAAGCCAATCTGCAGGCTAAAAATAATACAGGGAAGACACCATTGCAAGTGGCAGAAAGTAAACACACACCAGAGCATGAGAACACTGCAATTTTACTCAAGAGGAAGATGTTTCTTATGAAGTAA
- the jun gene encoding transcription factor AP-1 produces MYTKMETTFYDDSLNAFSQHDNAGYGYSNPKALKHNMTLNLTDPTSALKPHLRAKAGDILTSPDVGLLKLASPELERLIIQSSNGLITTTPTPTQFLCPKNVTDEQEGFAEGFVRALAELHHQNMPGTTNVSVTSTPPATVNTALPPVSSVAGATVYNNNAAMRSESPVYEDLNTFNPAISTVSAPNYTTSAPTMSFSAAPPQLPIYGQPSPAQLPRLTALKEEPQTVPEMPGETPPLSPIDMESQERIKAERKRMRNRIAASKCRKRKLERISRLEEKVKTLKSQNSELASTANMLREQVAQLKQKVMNHVNSGCQLMLTQQLQTF; encoded by the coding sequence atgtATACCAAGATGGAAACTACTTTCTATGACGACTCACTCAACGCTTTCTCCCAGCACGACAACGCCGGCTACGGATACAGCAACCCCAAAGCGCTGAAACACAACATGACACTGAACCTCACCGACCCGACGAGCGCTCTGAAACCTCACCTCCGCGCCAAAGCTGGCGACATCCTCACCTCCCCCGACGTGGGTTTGCTGAAGCTGGCCTCTCCGGAGCTGGAGAGGCTGATCATCCAGTCCAGCAACGGACTCATCACCACCACGCCGACCCCGACCCAGTTCCTGTGCCCCAAGAATGTCACTGACGAGCAGGAGGGCTTCGCGGAGGGGTTTGTGCGCGCCCTGGCTGAGCTCCACCACCAGAACATGCCGGGCACAACAAACGTGAGTGTCACCTCGACTCCACCGGCAACTGTCAACACTGCCCTGCCGCCTGTTTCATCTGTTGCCGGAGCCACCGTATACAACAACAATGCTGCCATGCGCTCTGAGTCGCCGGTTTATGAGGACTTGAACACTTTCAACCCGGCCATCAGCACCGTGTCGGCACCAAACTACACCACCTCAGCCCCCACTATGTCCTTCTCTGCTGCCCCGCCTCAGCTTCCCATCTACGGCCAGCCTTCCCCTGCCCAGCTCCCCCGGCTCACTGCGCTCAAAGAGGAGCCCCAAACCGTGCCCGAGATGCCAGGGGAGACCCCTCCTCTTTCTCCAATCGATATGGAGAGTCAGGAGCGCATCAAGGCTGAGAGAAAGCGGATGAGGAACCGCATCGCTGCCTCCAAATGCCGGAAGAGGAAGCTGGAGCGGATCTCAAGGCTGGAGGAGAAAGTGAAGACCCTAAAGTCACAGAACTCCGAGCTCGCATCCACCGCCAACATGTTGCGCGAGCAGGTGGCCCAGCTGAAGCAGAAGGTGATGAACCACGTAAACAGCGGGTGCCAGCTTATGTTAACGCAGCAGCTCCAGACCTTCTGA